The following proteins are co-located in the Desulfatitalea tepidiphila genome:
- the wecB gene encoding non-hydrolyzing UDP-N-acetylglucosamine 2-epimerase produces the protein MNSAEKMKIVSIVGARPNFMKIAPFIRAIEEYNQNGQVKIEHVLVHTGQHYDDNMSKAFFEALNIPEADINLGIGSGTHAEQVGQTMIAFEKVVWQEKPDWIVVVGDVNATCACSITAKKENVRLAHIEAGLRSRDMTMPEEVNRLVTDRLSDLLFTPDRLSGENLLDEGISGEKIKFVGNIMIDTLEAQRKKAAELTIEDILRTNCMEGHIDVRSIGLSSDFALLTLHRPSNVDDPAVLTDIVHFLTNELTKDMKLIWTVHPRTEKQLKAFGLWHKVLSADGLILLNPLGYHELLRLNMAAKIVLTDSGGLQEECCVLGTPCLTFRWNTERPITLREHGGASVLVGNDVGHIRIGYSQMRQENRAPSRPELWDGKTAARIVQALVSDQFPKKPSTGEIPQRRQSCNG, from the coding sequence ATGAATTCTGCTGAAAAAATGAAAATAGTGTCCATTGTGGGCGCCCGCCCCAATTTCATGAAAATCGCCCCTTTTATTCGGGCAATCGAAGAATACAATCAGAACGGTCAGGTCAAAATTGAGCATGTGCTCGTTCATACCGGCCAGCATTATGATGACAACATGTCCAAAGCGTTTTTCGAGGCATTGAACATACCAGAGGCCGATATCAATTTGGGCATTGGATCTGGAACGCATGCTGAACAGGTGGGCCAGACCATGATCGCATTTGAAAAGGTGGTTTGGCAGGAAAAACCCGACTGGATTGTGGTGGTGGGCGATGTAAACGCCACCTGCGCCTGTTCCATCACCGCCAAAAAGGAGAATGTGCGCCTGGCCCACATCGAGGCAGGACTCCGTTCCCGGGATATGACCATGCCTGAGGAAGTTAACCGATTGGTGACGGACCGTCTATCGGATCTGCTATTTACTCCCGACCGACTTTCCGGTGAAAATTTGCTGGATGAGGGGATTTCTGGGGAGAAAATAAAGTTTGTCGGCAATATCATGATCGATACGCTGGAAGCCCAGAGGAAAAAAGCAGCCGAATTAACCATTGAAGACATTCTTCGGACAAACTGCATGGAGGGGCACATCGATGTGCGCTCCATAGGGTTATCCAGCGATTTTGCACTCTTAACCCTGCATAGGCCTTCCAACGTGGATGACCCGGCGGTACTGACAGATATTGTCCACTTTTTGACCAATGAACTGACCAAAGATATGAAGTTAATATGGACGGTCCATCCTCGCACGGAAAAGCAACTCAAGGCTTTTGGACTTTGGCACAAGGTGTTGTCGGCGGATGGTTTGATTTTGTTAAATCCGTTAGGATATCATGAATTGTTGCGATTAAACATGGCGGCGAAGATAGTTCTCACCGATAGCGGGGGGCTGCAGGAGGAGTGCTGTGTACTAGGTACGCCTTGCCTGACCTTTCGATGGAATACTGAAAGACCTATTACCCTGAGAGAACACGGGGGGGCTAGCGTGCTAGTCGGCAATGATGTCGGCCATATTAGAATCGGATATTCTCAAATGCGGCAAGAAAATCGGGCTCCATCCAGACCTGAATTGTGGGACGGAAAAACGGCCGCAAGGATTGTTCAAGCGCTGGTGTCCGATCAATTCCCCAAAAAACCAAGCACAGGCGAAATCCCTCAAAGAAGGCAATCGTGCAATGGCTGA
- a CDS encoding sugar transferase gives MAESYASLGKRIFDIAIALPAIVVLAPILAFVALLVGLKLGTPVLFRQLRPGFMGQPFRIYKFRTMTDAKDAKGNLLPDNERLTRFGRLLRATSIDELPELVNVLKGDMSLVGPRPLLMQYLNRYSAEQARRHEVKPGVTGWAQVNGRNNISWEEKFKMDIWYVDNYSFVLDVKIICMTVLKVLKREGISQRSMATAAEFNPQAFRVDIDKDL, from the coding sequence ATGGCTGAGTCCTACGCCAGTTTGGGAAAGCGAATTTTTGATATAGCCATCGCTCTTCCTGCCATAGTCGTATTAGCACCGATTTTGGCTTTTGTAGCCTTATTAGTTGGATTAAAGTTGGGAACACCGGTACTTTTTCGACAATTGCGTCCAGGGTTTATGGGACAACCTTTCAGGATATATAAATTTCGAACCATGACCGATGCGAAGGATGCTAAAGGAAATCTCCTGCCCGATAATGAACGATTGACGCGCTTCGGGCGTCTCTTGCGGGCGACGTCCATTGATGAATTGCCGGAACTCGTCAATGTGCTAAAAGGGGATATGAGCCTTGTGGGGCCACGCCCCCTTTTAATGCAATATCTTAACCGATACTCTGCTGAACAGGCCAGGAGGCATGAGGTTAAGCCAGGCGTGACGGGGTGGGCGCAGGTTAACGGGCGAAACAATATATCCTGGGAAGAGAAATTTAAAATGGATATTTGGTATGTGGATAACTATTCATTTGTGTTGGATGTTAAGATTATTTGTATGACAGTGTTAAAGGTGTTGAAGAGAGAGGGCATTAGCCAGCGAAGCATGGCGACGGCTGCCGAATTCAATCCGCAAGCGTTTCGGGTTGATATTGATAAGGATTTATAA
- a CDS encoding glycosyltransferase → MKVLLIIDHAPDYRESFFRELSGKVDLTVAAQPCQIAGLAPPDMRIGYRYIEVPAKRCNGFYWQLGLKKLLNQETWDVICCDINLRQLARLFLFLENKQYWNRWVWRGLIFGQSKLNVLVMIRRFLFKRAAGCLVYSEEVARRVKKEYGASAISFNNTEVRRDEFRTGYFNTENEELRFVFVGTFKPRKKLERLVRLAQTRTDVRIRIIGPGMEKLEIPSGLENNERLKVFGRLNGKDLNPHFDWSDLVVSPGNVGLLVMNAARHGKGIVIDNNSYHGPEYWLAKEAGQPFISFGDQQEVERFIDDVLDNRWKLRNWGRQLQDVAKEKYTIEYMAEAHFRVFERVKASAL, encoded by the coding sequence TTGAAGGTATTACTTATTATTGATCACGCCCCAGATTATCGGGAATCCTTTTTCCGGGAACTGAGCGGAAAAGTCGATTTGACTGTTGCGGCTCAGCCTTGCCAAATTGCCGGGCTGGCGCCTCCGGACATGAGGATCGGTTACAGATACATTGAGGTTCCTGCCAAGCGATGCAACGGGTTTTACTGGCAACTTGGCCTTAAAAAGCTGCTTAACCAAGAAACATGGGACGTGATTTGCTGTGATATCAACCTGCGGCAACTGGCAAGGCTTTTTCTGTTTTTAGAAAACAAACAATATTGGAATAGATGGGTGTGGCGAGGGTTAATCTTTGGACAAAGTAAACTAAACGTTCTTGTAATGATTCGAAGATTTCTATTTAAGCGGGCCGCAGGATGTCTTGTTTATAGCGAAGAGGTAGCCCGGCGGGTAAAAAAAGAATATGGTGCTTCGGCAATAAGTTTTAATAATACAGAAGTTAGAAGGGATGAGTTTCGGACCGGTTACTTCAACACTGAAAATGAGGAGCTTCGTTTTGTTTTTGTGGGCACTTTTAAGCCGAGGAAAAAACTTGAACGTTTGGTTCGGCTTGCTCAAACCAGAACGGATGTTAGAATCAGGATAATCGGACCTGGTATGGAAAAACTTGAGATTCCATCTGGTTTGGAAAACAACGAAAGATTGAAAGTGTTTGGAAGGTTAAACGGAAAAGATTTGAACCCCCATTTTGACTGGTCCGATTTAGTAGTGAGTCCTGGTAACGTAGGCCTTTTGGTTATGAATGCTGCAAGGCACGGTAAAGGTATAGTTATAGACAATAATAGCTACCATGGTCCAGAATACTGGCTGGCAAAGGAAGCTGGACAGCCTTTTATTTCTTTTGGTGATCAGCAGGAGGTTGAACGGTTCATCGATGATGTTTTGGATAATCGCTGGAAATTGCGGAACTGGGGTAGACAGCTACAGGATGTGGCCAAAGAAAAATACACAATCGAATACATGGCTGAGGCCCATTTCAGGGTTTTTGAGCGAGTGAAGGCTTCAGCGTTATGA
- a CDS encoding DegT/DnrJ/EryC1/StrS family aminotransferase, which translates to MTHARIFLSPPHLGDKELEFVHQAFESNYIAPLGPQVDAFEKAFSEYTGIPHCLALSSGTAAMHLALRHLGVGFGDEVFASTLTFIGSVSPIFFEGATPVFIDSDLTSWNMDPDLLKAELEACARRGRLPKAVVPTDLYGQCADYGRIYEICGRFNVPVVVDAAEAMGAWYWWSESRWHAGANARAAVFSFNGNKIMTTSGGGMLASEDRDLIAHARFLSQQARDPFPHYEHTEIGYNYRMSNVLAGIGRGQLAVLDERVLRKREIFDYYYNSLKDLPGIEFMAEAPFGRCNRWLTVILITPRQFGVDRETVRLALEAENIESRPVWKPMHLQPVFVAANGDDADPSAIVLAGREIKHRIGGKRRCACRVVGGHVAEDLFSRGLCLPSGTAMSEEDLERVVAVIRRMRR; encoded by the coding sequence ATGACACATGCCCGAATTTTCCTTTCCCCCCCACATCTCGGCGATAAGGAGCTCGAATTTGTCCACCAAGCCTTCGAAAGCAACTACATCGCCCCACTGGGCCCCCAAGTGGATGCTTTTGAAAAAGCCTTTTCCGAATACACCGGCATTCCCCATTGTCTTGCCTTGTCCAGCGGGACAGCAGCTATGCATCTGGCGTTACGACATTTGGGGGTTGGCTTTGGGGATGAGGTGTTCGCTTCGACCCTGACCTTTATCGGCAGCGTATCGCCAATCTTCTTCGAGGGGGCGACCCCGGTGTTCATCGACTCCGATTTGACGTCATGGAATATGGACCCAGACCTGCTGAAAGCGGAGCTTGAGGCCTGTGCCCGGAGAGGGCGATTGCCCAAAGCGGTGGTGCCCACTGATCTGTATGGGCAGTGCGCGGATTATGGGCGTATTTATGAGATCTGTGGGAGATTCAATGTACCGGTGGTGGTGGATGCGGCCGAAGCCATGGGGGCATGGTATTGGTGGAGTGAGAGTCGGTGGCATGCCGGCGCCAATGCCCGTGCGGCGGTTTTTTCCTTTAACGGGAACAAGATCATGACCACTTCGGGTGGCGGCATGCTGGCTTCGGAAGATAGGGATTTAATTGCCCACGCACGTTTTTTGTCCCAGCAGGCAAGGGATCCATTTCCCCATTACGAGCATACCGAGATCGGGTACAATTACCGAATGAGTAATGTGCTGGCTGGGATCGGACGAGGGCAGTTGGCGGTGCTGGATGAACGGGTATTGCGCAAGCGGGAAATTTTCGACTACTACTATAATTCGCTTAAAGATTTGCCGGGGATCGAGTTCATGGCGGAGGCGCCTTTTGGACGCTGCAACCGATGGTTGACCGTGATCCTGATCACGCCGAGGCAGTTCGGGGTGGACCGCGAGACGGTTCGGTTGGCGCTGGAGGCGGAGAACATCGAGTCGCGTCCGGTCTGGAAGCCGATGCACTTGCAACCGGTGTTCGTGGCAGCCAATGGCGATGACGCAGACCCATCTGCTATCGTGCTGGCCGGCAGGGAGATAAAGCACCGGATAGGAGGCAAGCGACGATGTGCATGCCGGGTGGTTGGTGGGCATGTGGCCGAAGATTTGTTCTCGCGAGGATTGTGCCTGCCCTCGGGTACCGCCATGAGCGAGGAGGATCTGGAGCGGGTGGTTGCGGTCATCCGGAGGATGCGTCGCTGA
- a CDS encoding glycosyltransferase family 4 protein, which produces MHVLYFHQYFNTPSSAGGTRSYEMARKLIERGHQVTMICAHSGRGELPLSGSSGDPLRTGMIDEIRVIQFNLQYSNYLSLPRRALVFLRYAFKSVKVALRMDYDLVFATSTPLTAGIPGIFARWFRGKPFVFEVRDLWPELPRAMGVVKNPVVLAVMSLLEWLSYWSATACIALAPGIKKGISKRSPKGLPIAMIPNGCDLTLFQPAQRKDLDLPGGRPDNCVAVFTGAHGIANGLDAVLDAARVLQERGRNDIVLVFIGDGKRKPHLMKRARIEGLNNCRFYDSMPKNRLNRVVSSCDVGMMILDDVPSFYYGTSPNKFFDYISSGLPVINNYPGWLADMIREHQCGLAVPPRDPVAFADAMCRLADNPELRREFGKNARRLAEQAFSREKLSNQFADFLEMNRNNI; this is translated from the coding sequence ATGCACGTTCTTTATTTTCATCAGTATTTTAACACCCCTTCTTCAGCCGGCGGAACCCGGTCCTATGAAATGGCCCGGAAGTTGATTGAGCGCGGACATCAGGTGACTATGATTTGCGCCCATAGCGGCAGAGGAGAGCTGCCGCTTTCAGGTTCTTCCGGTGATCCGTTGCGCACCGGGATGATCGACGAGATTCGAGTGATTCAGTTCAACCTTCAATACAGTAACTATTTGAGCCTGCCCCGGCGTGCATTGGTTTTTCTGCGGTATGCCTTTAAGAGTGTGAAAGTGGCCCTGCGCATGGATTATGATTTGGTGTTCGCCACTTCCACTCCGCTTACGGCAGGAATTCCGGGGATATTTGCCCGATGGTTCAGGGGCAAGCCCTTCGTCTTCGAAGTCAGGGATTTGTGGCCCGAATTACCCAGGGCCATGGGGGTGGTAAAAAATCCGGTGGTACTTGCAGTTATGTCCTTGCTGGAATGGCTGAGCTATTGGTCTGCCACCGCTTGCATAGCCCTCGCCCCTGGCATCAAGAAGGGTATTTCCAAGCGCAGTCCAAAAGGGCTGCCGATCGCCATGATTCCCAATGGATGCGATTTGACCCTTTTTCAGCCAGCCCAGCGAAAGGATCTTGATCTTCCGGGGGGAAGGCCTGATAACTGTGTGGCGGTTTTTACAGGAGCCCATGGCATTGCCAACGGTCTGGATGCGGTTCTTGATGCCGCCCGTGTTTTGCAGGAAAGGGGGAGGAACGATATCGTGCTGGTTTTCATCGGTGACGGCAAGCGTAAACCACATTTGATGAAACGAGCACGAATCGAGGGGTTGAATAATTGCCGTTTTTACGATTCCATGCCCAAGAACCGACTCAATCGCGTGGTGAGCAGTTGTGATGTAGGCATGATGATTTTGGATGATGTGCCGTCTTTTTACTACGGCACTTCTCCAAACAAGTTTTTCGATTATATTTCTTCAGGCCTGCCCGTGATAAACAACTATCCCGGCTGGCTTGCCGATATGATCAGGGAACACCAATGCGGTTTGGCCGTACCACCCCGCGATCCCGTGGCATTTGCCGATGCTATGTGCAGGTTGGCTGACAATCCGGAATTGCGACGAGAGTTTGGAAAAAATGCTCGCCGCCTTGCAGAGCAAGCGTTCTCACGCGAAAAACTGTCCAACCAATTTGCTGATTTCCTGGAGATGAACAGAAACAACATATGA
- a CDS encoding sulfotransferase family protein, translated as MKAWIYIAGRGHSGSTMLDGMLGNADSVESLGELVSGMGRYEALCSCGEAFSDCPFWSGVRRRYEMISGNAWDDAVRASVKQAHIRNLLWTIMAKRGQKWVNNLAEISEYIAEAVCLDGKCVIVDSSKEITRALFLLRFVPSSRVIHLVRHPARILESNYHRLTIGHGFKFLRRRFQPKRFFWLFLLLSCVSWIIGNLFAEVTRRFGKERFLRVRYEDIIFSPVQEMGRIEAFAGINLCRVKEKIMRREPFFMGHNIGGNQMRMAGSFVFDPNKSSRSGLPRRYRLMAKIICWPLLRFYGYRE; from the coding sequence ATGAAAGCATGGATCTACATAGCAGGCCGGGGGCACAGCGGATCTACCATGCTCGACGGGATGCTGGGTAATGCTGACAGTGTGGAAAGTTTGGGAGAACTGGTCTCAGGCATGGGGCGTTATGAGGCCTTATGCAGTTGCGGTGAAGCATTTAGTGATTGTCCTTTCTGGTCGGGAGTTCGGCGACGGTATGAGATGATTTCCGGAAATGCATGGGATGATGCCGTTCGGGCTTCGGTCAAGCAAGCGCATATCAGGAATCTGCTTTGGACAATCATGGCAAAGCGCGGTCAAAAATGGGTAAACAATCTGGCGGAAATTTCGGAATATATCGCTGAAGCGGTATGCTTAGATGGTAAATGTGTCATCGTAGATTCCTCCAAGGAAATCACTCGTGCTCTGTTTTTACTACGTTTTGTTCCATCGAGCAGGGTTATCCACCTCGTTCGGCATCCGGCCCGAATACTGGAAAGCAACTACCACCGGCTAACTATAGGTCACGGATTTAAGTTTCTTCGGCGACGATTTCAGCCAAAGCGCTTTTTCTGGTTATTTTTATTATTAAGCTGTGTGAGTTGGATAATTGGTAACCTATTTGCGGAAGTGACAAGAAGATTCGGGAAGGAACGATTTCTTCGGGTACGCTACGAGGATATCATTTTTTCCCCGGTCCAAGAGATGGGACGAATTGAGGCGTTTGCCGGGATCAATCTATGTAGGGTTAAAGAAAAGATAATGCGAAGAGAGCCTTTTTTCATGGGACACAATATTGGCGGCAATCAAATGCGTATGGCCGGGAGCTTTGTTTTTGATCCTAATAAATCTAGTCGGAGCGGCCTTCCCCGGCGGTACCGCCTGATGGCAAAAATTATTTGCTGGCCGCTTTTAAGGTTTTACGGTTACAGAGAATAA
- a CDS encoding O-antigen ligase family protein produces MGHYLAAIAGALLIVAPALRGLLGFSESLYFFLAIALFNFAVLSNRNWSVNSWQLSWWFFLFLLFIYLLATSFPFTNYREVLIAGCFLISSLSIGILCSLSWSEKFFHTIAWIIIFSGSALSLIVLYGFMKTEGDYRKLFNEDALGYLALGSFISLAFCIALPFVFTDSGKKKLLWLLILFINGLGLITVLSRGALLFSGLVGTLYMIYYWPQRKTIKKVISSLAARLIAMALAGYFVFTLIPARTLSRLQRLFLGDEIQAGGRGEIWAQSLNKILQAPVLGHGLGEASVVNIYPHNLFLQVGIDGGITGIILLMIVVSIPLAIFYKAWAQSIIIRDPLPAAFLAAYLWALLEGSKSGDFYKARPLFIIASLLIGYLSLLYRMKRDRAIPMTKELQVKIFQLGDGKE; encoded by the coding sequence ATGGGTCATTACTTAGCAGCAATAGCAGGAGCCTTATTGATTGTAGCTCCAGCCCTTCGCGGATTGCTAGGCTTTTCGGAATCCCTTTATTTTTTTTTAGCAATAGCTCTTTTTAATTTTGCTGTTCTGTCAAATCGAAACTGGTCAGTTAATTCTTGGCAGTTATCATGGTGGTTTTTTCTGTTTCTTTTGTTCATATATTTGCTTGCAACCTCCTTTCCTTTTACGAACTATAGAGAAGTTTTAATCGCAGGTTGTTTTTTAATATCAAGTTTAAGCATCGGAATCCTTTGCAGTTTGTCATGGTCTGAAAAGTTTTTCCACACAATTGCTTGGATTATCATTTTTTCAGGTTCGGCCTTGTCGCTAATTGTTCTTTACGGATTTATGAAAACCGAGGGGGATTATCGGAAGTTATTTAACGAAGATGCGTTAGGCTACTTGGCTTTAGGGTCGTTTATATCACTTGCATTTTGTATAGCTTTGCCGTTTGTTTTCACAGATAGCGGGAAAAAAAAGTTACTTTGGCTCTTGATATTATTTATAAATGGTTTAGGGCTCATCACTGTATTATCTAGAGGCGCTCTTCTTTTCAGCGGACTTGTAGGAACTTTATACATGATTTACTATTGGCCCCAAAGGAAGACAATTAAGAAAGTTATTTCTTCCTTAGCCGCCAGGCTTATTGCCATGGCCTTAGCTGGTTACTTTGTTTTTACCCTAATTCCGGCAAGGACTCTCAGCAGATTACAAAGGTTGTTTTTAGGAGATGAAATTCAAGCAGGAGGGCGTGGAGAGATATGGGCTCAATCCCTCAATAAGATTTTACAAGCTCCGGTTCTTGGCCATGGGCTCGGAGAAGCAAGCGTCGTAAACATTTATCCTCACAACCTCTTTTTGCAAGTAGGTATAGACGGGGGCATTACTGGCATTATCCTTTTGATGATTGTTGTATCAATTCCGTTGGCAATTTTTTATAAGGCCTGGGCGCAATCCATTATCATAAGGGATCCTTTACCTGCAGCTTTTTTAGCCGCATACTTATGGGCATTGCTCGAAGGCTCTAAATCTGGAGATTTTTATAAGGCACGGCCCTTATTCATTATTGCCTCTTTGCTGATTGGTTATTTGAGTTTATTGTATAGAATGAAAAGGGATCGCGCGATACCTATGACAAAAGAACTACAAGTCAAAATTTTCCAGTTAGGTGATGGAAAAGAATGA
- a CDS encoding NeuD/PglB/VioB family sugar acetyltransferase — MKKIAIYGAGGYGREVAWLAESCDNANEVVCFIDDEPNSIGKTVNDIPVYDFNGLQNRFPGIAVMVAIGSPSVRQTVVDKLGRAGFPIGSLVHPRTEKSRWVKMEEGTIICAGCILTTNIHLKRHVQINLDCTIGHDVVMDDYTTLAPGVHVSGWVNFGKRVYVGTGAVFINGTVENPLVIGDDVVIGAGACVTKSISSGTWGGLRNPPQALASEPCPNTPPVAQIEQGPSIKTINSEGTSLQPLDRFSEWQYPEIEEGIPTKYNWVVQHRENFKLGYRTDIGAFSYINAKYGVVIEDYAQIGSHCSVYSVSTIDNKTGPVVLKKNCRIGSHSTIMPGVTVGENAVVGAHSFVNRNVPGNAVVVGVPAKRII, encoded by the coding sequence ATGAAAAAAATCGCAATATATGGAGCCGGTGGTTATGGTAGGGAAGTGGCATGGTTGGCCGAATCCTGTGATAACGCCAATGAAGTGGTCTGCTTCATAGATGATGAACCGAATTCGATAGGGAAAACAGTAAATGACATTCCGGTGTACGATTTCAATGGACTACAAAACCGGTTCCCAGGGATAGCCGTAATGGTGGCAATCGGTTCGCCATCGGTCCGGCAAACCGTTGTAGATAAGTTGGGTAGGGCTGGTTTTCCAATTGGGTCTTTGGTACATCCCCGCACCGAGAAGTCTCGATGGGTAAAGATGGAAGAGGGGACTATTATTTGTGCGGGATGCATCCTCACCACAAATATTCACCTTAAACGACATGTTCAGATTAATCTGGATTGCACTATCGGTCACGATGTGGTGATGGATGATTACACCACCTTGGCGCCGGGAGTGCATGTTTCCGGATGGGTAAACTTCGGCAAACGGGTTTATGTGGGCACGGGCGCGGTTTTCATTAACGGCACGGTAGAAAACCCCCTGGTGATCGGAGATGATGTGGTGATCGGTGCCGGTGCATGTGTGACTAAATCGATCAGTTCCGGAACGTGGGGGGGGCTGCGCAACCCCCCTCAAGCGCTGGCCTCTGAACCATGCCCGAATACTCCGCCGGTTGCACAGATTGAGCAAGGTCCTTCCATAAAAACTATCAACTCGGAGGGTACTTCCTTACAGCCCTTAGACCGTTTTTCCGAGTGGCAGTATCCAGAGATCGAGGAAGGCATACCGACCAAATATAACTGGGTGGTTCAACACAGGGAGAACTTCAAGCTTGGATATAGGACGGACATTGGTGCGTTCAGTTATATCAATGCCAAATATGGTGTCGTTATAGAGGATTATGCCCAAATAGGGTCTCATTGCTCTGTATATTCTGTGTCTACGATTGATAACAAGACTGGCCCAGTAGTGCTGAAAAAGAACTGCCGAATTGGAAGCCATTCGACCATTATGCCGGGGGTGACGGTCGGAGAAAATGCGGTCGTTGGTGCGCACAGCTTTGTTAATCGTAATGTGCCAGGCAATGCAGTAGTCGTGGGTGTTCCAGCCAAAAGAATCATTTGA
- a CDS encoding heparinase II/III family protein encodes MIRNCTEISILKKTILYADLIHRLDLRNVAYVSWYRFSLKTGMRRWFFPLLGFNNRGDFFRPLQNRLDRPDEWNHALIADAEQIAGGHLRYYSRRWWFTGSPPDWFLNPFNGARNTTPGRHWTALNEFDVDLGDIKNIWEASRFEWVLALARAYAVSGEPHHLQILNEWLQNWTDENPVNAGPNWKCGQEASIRVFNLVNAALVLQQWDQPSPALMEFIFHHLERIHGNIRYAVSQDNNHGTSEAAALFIGGNWLARVSGDKAVARKSELYARSGKKWLENRVEKLVEADGSFSQHSVTYHRVLLDTLIYAEYWRKKLNAKPFSVLFYERSAAALDWMAAIIDPVNGDAPNLGANDGAMLLNMHACNYRDFRPTLQTASVLFCGRKFFDAGPWDEPLFWLGIDASDAVKSELAKQNKVFAGGYVIMAAEASWALLRFPMYRFRPSHNDVFHFDLWYQGQNICRDAGSFSYNPDEEDDDIYFKSVRAHNTVCFDGQDQMPRLGRFLLGRWIQADHVGKIEAARDGCRRWSGVYTDWRGNKHRRAVFWSDDQWVVEDDLAGPFNNAEIRFRLAPGEYRLEGNRLIGPWGWVEVYASDCRMCLEIGMESLYYQEKSPVDVLVISIGRGRQQIKTKFSLQ; translated from the coding sequence ATGATAAGGAACTGCACAGAAATCTCTATCCTGAAAAAAACAATATTGTATGCTGATCTTATCCATCGCCTTGACTTGCGAAACGTAGCCTACGTTTCCTGGTACCGTTTCAGCCTGAAGACAGGAATGAGGCGCTGGTTTTTCCCGCTGCTGGGTTTTAACAATAGGGGAGATTTTTTCCGGCCTTTGCAAAATCGGTTGGATCGCCCGGATGAATGGAATCACGCTCTGATAGCTGATGCAGAACAAATTGCCGGGGGTCATCTGCGTTACTATTCCAGGCGTTGGTGGTTTACAGGCAGCCCGCCTGACTGGTTTTTAAACCCTTTTAACGGTGCCCGCAATACGACTCCCGGCAGGCACTGGACCGCCCTGAATGAATTTGACGTTGATCTCGGCGATATCAAAAATATCTGGGAGGCTTCCAGGTTTGAATGGGTACTTGCCCTAGCCCGAGCTTATGCCGTATCCGGCGAACCGCACCACTTGCAGATTCTAAATGAATGGCTTCAAAACTGGACGGATGAAAACCCGGTCAATGCCGGGCCCAACTGGAAATGCGGCCAGGAAGCATCCATTCGGGTTTTCAACCTTGTGAATGCTGCTCTGGTCTTGCAACAGTGGGATCAACCAAGCCCAGCCTTGATGGAATTCATTTTCCATCATCTTGAAAGAATCCATGGCAACATCCGCTATGCTGTATCCCAGGATAATAATCACGGCACCAGTGAGGCAGCGGCTTTATTTATCGGTGGGAACTGGCTTGCTCGGGTTTCGGGTGATAAGGCTGTTGCCCGGAAAAGCGAACTTTATGCCCGTTCGGGGAAAAAATGGCTTGAAAACCGGGTTGAAAAGCTGGTGGAGGCTGATGGTAGCTTTTCCCAACACTCTGTCACCTATCACAGGGTGCTCCTTGACACGTTGATTTATGCTGAATACTGGCGAAAAAAGCTTAATGCTAAACCTTTTTCAGTACTGTTTTATGAACGCTCGGCCGCTGCTCTCGACTGGATGGCGGCGATTATTGATCCTGTTAACGGCGACGCGCCGAACCTTGGGGCCAATGACGGGGCCATGCTTTTGAATATGCATGCATGTAATTACCGGGATTTCCGGCCGACGCTGCAAACAGCATCAGTATTGTTTTGTGGGCGAAAATTTTTTGATGCTGGCCCTTGGGATGAGCCCCTGTTCTGGCTCGGCATTGATGCCAGCGATGCGGTGAAGTCTGAGTTGGCAAAGCAGAACAAAGTGTTTGCCGGCGGTTACGTGATCATGGCCGCGGAGGCGTCATGGGCTTTGCTTCGTTTTCCGATGTATCGTTTCAGGCCGTCGCACAATGACGTTTTTCATTTTGATTTATGGTATCAAGGGCAAAATATTTGTCGGGATGCGGGATCTTTCTCCTATAATCCGGATGAGGAGGATGATGATATCTATTTCAAGTCCGTGCGGGCGCACAACACGGTTTGCTTTGACGGCCAGGATCAAATGCCCCGCCTTGGCAGGTTCCTGCTTGGCCGGTGGATTCAGGCCGATCATGTAGGCAAAATTGAAGCAGCCCGGGATGGTTGTCGCCGATGGTCTGGCGTTTACACGGATTGGCGGGGCAACAAACATCGACGGGCAGTGTTTTGGAGTGACGATCAGTGGGTTGTTGAAGATGACCTTGCTGGGCCTTTTAACAATGCTGAGATCCGGTTTCGGCTGGCCCCCGGGGAATACCGGCTTGAAGGCAACAGGTTGATCGGCCCGTGGGGGTGGGTGGAGGTTTACGCCTCTGATTGCCGAATGTGCTTGGAAATAGGCATGGAGTCTTTGTATTACCAGGAAAAAAGTCCGGTGGATGTTTTGGTGATCAGTATCGGCAGGGGCAGACAACAAATCAAAACCAAGTTTTCTTTACAATAA